From a single Sinomonas atrocyanea genomic region:
- a CDS encoding DUF1508 domain-containing protein, whose translation MAELNVYQRPDSNWGWRLISDNGNVIATDGGQGYEHESVAQTMAEQVITGHYKDARTTRKGLHDRQ comes from the coding sequence ATGGCTGAACTGAACGTGTACCAGCGCCCGGACAGCAACTGGGGATGGCGGCTCATCTCCGACAATGGCAACGTCATCGCCACCGACGGCGGGCAGGGCTACGAGCACGAGTCCGTCGCGCAGACGATGGCCGAGCAGGTGATCACCGGCCACTACAAGGACGCAAGAACCACCCGGAAGGGCCTGCACGACAGGCAGTAG
- a CDS encoding MFS transporter, with protein MKTYSPDGAAPRGTAAAMVAVLGASVLASLDLFIVNLAFPRISRSFAGASAQELSWVLNAYGVAFAALLAPAGRIADRLGRRTVFQAGLAVFTLGSLAAVAAPGVAALIAARAVQGVGAAVIVPTSLALLLSSAPEDRHKRMVSVWAATGSVAAALGPALGGLLTEIDWRWVFAINLPIGMVALLFSRRLGQAARTGGRAPDLVGSLMLAVSVGALVTALSYWTEWTPASGWLWTALAISAAAFGVFVVRCRTHPVPAINLAVFRSMPFTAAAVGMAAFYVGFSIMLLGGTLWVTNVWYWSPAMTGLAFIVGPGTAVATALGAGRAKLDPRWFAAIGGALFLACGAMWSAALSAASPSPSFFLAGLVLTGAGAGVAQTGFLAGASRSLPNEEYAAGTGVINTARQIGATLGVAILITIVTTGDNPTAYPGAWTAMGAAGALAAATTLTFLIRSRSPKTVDEPATEIAGR; from the coding sequence GTGAAGACTTATTCTCCAGACGGTGCCGCCCCCCGTGGCACGGCCGCGGCGATGGTTGCCGTGCTGGGCGCCAGCGTGCTTGCCTCGCTCGACCTGTTCATCGTCAACCTCGCGTTCCCCCGGATCAGCCGCAGCTTCGCCGGCGCGTCTGCGCAGGAGCTGTCCTGGGTCCTGAATGCCTACGGTGTGGCGTTCGCGGCCCTTCTGGCACCGGCAGGGCGGATCGCGGACCGCCTCGGACGGCGGACCGTGTTCCAGGCCGGGCTGGCGGTGTTCACCCTCGGGTCTCTGGCCGCCGTCGCCGCCCCCGGGGTGGCCGCCCTGATCGCCGCGCGGGCCGTGCAGGGCGTCGGGGCGGCAGTGATCGTTCCGACGAGCCTGGCCCTGCTGCTGAGCTCGGCCCCGGAGGACCGGCACAAGAGGATGGTCTCGGTGTGGGCAGCCACCGGCTCGGTCGCTGCGGCCCTGGGCCCGGCCCTCGGCGGGCTCCTGACCGAGATCGACTGGCGGTGGGTCTTCGCGATTAACCTCCCGATCGGAATGGTGGCCCTGCTCTTCTCCAGACGCCTGGGCCAGGCTGCCCGCACAGGCGGGCGCGCGCCGGACCTGGTCGGCTCGCTCATGCTCGCGGTCTCGGTCGGTGCCCTCGTGACGGCCCTGTCCTACTGGACGGAATGGACGCCTGCCAGCGGCTGGCTCTGGACCGCCCTGGCAATCAGCGCCGCGGCCTTCGGCGTGTTCGTCGTCCGATGCCGGACCCACCCAGTTCCCGCGATCAACCTGGCCGTCTTCCGCAGCATGCCGTTCACTGCGGCCGCCGTGGGGATGGCGGCGTTCTACGTCGGATTCTCCATCATGCTCCTGGGCGGAACCCTGTGGGTGACCAACGTCTGGTACTGGAGTCCAGCCATGACGGGGTTGGCCTTCATCGTCGGTCCCGGCACCGCGGTAGCGACCGCGCTCGGGGCGGGCCGGGCCAAGCTCGACCCCAGATGGTTCGCGGCGATCGGCGGAGCCCTCTTCCTGGCGTGCGGGGCGATGTGGTCCGCTGCGCTGTCCGCCGCATCTCCCTCGCCCAGTTTCTTCCTCGCCGGCCTCGTCCTCACCGGCGCCGGAGCGGGAGTGGCCCAGACCGGATTCCTCGCAGGAGCCTCGAGGTCCCTGCCGAATGAGGAGTACGCCGCCGGGACCGGCGTCATCAACACCGCCCGCCAGATCGGAGCCACGCTCGGAGTAGCGATCCTCATCACGATCGTCACCACGGGCGACAACCCCACCGCCTACCCAGGCGCATGGACCGCGATGGGCGCAGCCGGAGCCCTCGCTGCCGCCACGACCCTCACATTCCTCATCCGCAGCCGTTCCCCGAAGACCGTCGACGAGCCCGCGACCGAGATCGCGGGCCGCTGA
- a CDS encoding winged helix-turn-helix transcriptional regulator: MLGDPWTLLVLRELVYGVHRFEDIRANIESTDKTLSERLERMIDAGLVSRRQYSGTVRPRYEYLPTSAGRDALPILQSLAFWGAKHTEARDLDQPFAIVCLACGQETHRSETCSSCGAELTTGNTIWIRPTTRTGS; this comes from the coding sequence GTGCTCGGGGATCCCTGGACCCTGCTCGTACTGCGGGAGCTTGTCTACGGAGTCCACCGCTTCGAGGACATCCGGGCCAACATCGAATCCACGGACAAGACCTTGTCCGAGCGCCTCGAGCGGATGATCGACGCCGGCCTCGTCAGCCGCAGGCAGTACTCCGGAACCGTCAGGCCACGCTATGAATATCTCCCCACATCGGCAGGGCGGGACGCGCTGCCAATCCTCCAGTCCCTCGCCTTCTGGGGAGCAAAGCACACCGAAGCCCGCGACCTCGACCAGCCGTTCGCGATCGTGTGCCTAGCCTGCGGCCAGGAGACGCACCGTTCCGAGACCTGTTCCAGCTGCGGCGCCGAACTGACCACAGGGAACACCATCTGGATCCGCCCCACCACTCGCACCGGGTCCTGA
- a CDS encoding IS110 family transposase: protein MTAWLSVGPPEDRREKGVLVAELWAGIDAGKTHHHCTVIDQDGSRLLSRLANTEDAILALIADVLALAEGREVHWATDLNQGAAALLISALLSHAQTVFYIPGRTVHHAARIYSGEGKTDAKDAGIIADQARMRRDLQPVRAEDETIVELRLLTARRADLVHDRTRAYNRLRATLLEYFPALEASFDFSQRKAAVILLTRYQTPEGIRRAGQARVEAWLRKQGCYRPDKTAETALRAAQQQSTTVVGQTAAAALVARIAKDVLSLIEQIAEVDAQIEARVQAHAHFEILQSVPGFGPQLAAEFIAATGGTMDRFASADRLAGIAGVAPVPKDSGRVSGNCRRPKRYDRRLLRTCFLAAQNAARYCPESRTYYERKRAEGKNHKQAVLALARRRINVIWALLRDGTTFQHRKPDVALAA, encoded by the coding sequence ATGACGGCGTGGTTGTCCGTGGGCCCTCCAGAAGACCGAAGAGAGAAGGGTGTACTTGTGGCCGAACTGTGGGCCGGAATCGATGCAGGCAAGACCCACCACCACTGCACGGTCATCGACCAGGACGGGAGCCGGCTGCTCTCGCGGCTGGCGAACACCGAGGATGCGATCCTCGCCCTGATCGCCGATGTCCTCGCCCTCGCCGAGGGCAGGGAGGTCCATTGGGCCACCGACCTGAACCAGGGAGCGGCGGCGCTGCTGATCAGTGCCCTCCTCTCGCACGCCCAGACCGTCTTCTACATCCCGGGGCGGACCGTGCACCACGCCGCGCGCATCTACAGCGGCGAGGGCAAGACCGATGCGAAGGACGCAGGGATCATCGCCGACCAGGCCAGGATGCGCCGGGACCTCCAGCCCGTTCGTGCCGAGGACGAGACGATCGTCGAGCTGCGCCTGCTCACGGCCCGCCGGGCCGACCTCGTCCACGACCGCACCCGCGCGTACAACAGGCTGCGAGCCACCCTGCTCGAGTACTTCCCGGCGCTGGAGGCCTCATTCGACTTCTCCCAGCGCAAGGCCGCCGTCATCCTGCTGACCAGGTACCAGACCCCAGAGGGGATCCGCCGGGCCGGCCAGGCACGTGTCGAGGCCTGGCTGCGCAAGCAGGGCTGCTACCGCCCCGACAAGACTGCCGAGACCGCCCTGCGGGCCGCTCAGCAGCAGTCAACGACCGTGGTCGGACAGACTGCGGCCGCCGCACTCGTCGCGCGGATCGCCAAAGACGTCCTGTCCCTCATCGAGCAGATCGCCGAGGTGGACGCCCAGATTGAAGCGAGGGTCCAGGCGCATGCCCACTTCGAGATCCTCCAGAGCGTGCCCGGCTTCGGGCCACAGCTCGCCGCCGAGTTCATCGCCGCCACCGGCGGGACCATGGACCGCTTCGCAAGCGCCGACCGCCTCGCCGGGATAGCCGGCGTCGCGCCCGTACCGAAGGACTCAGGAAGGGTAAGCGGCAACTGCCGGCGCCCCAAACGCTACGACCGCAGACTCCTGCGCACCTGCTTCCTCGCCGCCCAGAACGCGGCAAGATACTGCCCCGAATCGCGCACCTACTACGAGAGGAAGCGCGCCGAGGGGAAGAACCACAAACAGGCTGTCCTCGCTCTCGCCCGCCGCCGCATCAACGTCATCTGGGCACTCCTGCGCGACGGGACCACCTTCCAACACCGGAAACCCGACGTCGCCCTCGCAGCCTGA
- the nrdH gene encoding glutaredoxin-like protein NrdH, whose translation MENTGPAITLYSKPACVQCTMTKKALDKAGLAYEEVDLTENPAALENVTEELRYSQAPIVQVDDESHWSGFRPDLIARAASALGATA comes from the coding sequence ATGGAAAACACCGGCCCCGCCATCACCCTCTACAGCAAGCCGGCCTGCGTGCAGTGCACCATGACCAAGAAGGCCCTCGACAAGGCCGGCCTTGCCTATGAAGAGGTGGACCTCACCGAGAACCCCGCCGCCCTCGAGAATGTGACCGAGGAGTTGCGCTATTCGCAGGCGCCTATCGTCCAGGTCGATGACGAGAGCCATTGGAGCGGTTTCCGCCCCGACCTCATCGCACGCGCCGCCTCTGCCCTCGGCGCCACCGCCTGA
- the ssb gene encoding single-stranded DNA-binding protein, whose product MTQYTQEQDQAWIDGRTTPPEPTPPAPVAQSTHPQVHALQHALAQLREARYWPQADPDIQTAVRAAAAAIADELTHHVHEDNDTDPRRAGTAGETVTVTGNLTAAPRLDRTPAGTPVADFTIASTPRTYDRVAGQWKDGETAFIRCTLWREAARHAAASLAKGTRVIATGTLTTGTYQAKEGQTRTSQELDVDELGASLLFNPVTVSRPSRHHNHRAQAPAEGTRQC is encoded by the coding sequence ATGACCCAGTACACGCAGGAGCAGGACCAGGCCTGGATCGACGGGCGCACCACCCCGCCCGAGCCCACGCCACCGGCCCCGGTGGCACAGAGCACCCACCCCCAGGTGCACGCCCTCCAGCACGCCCTCGCCCAGCTGCGCGAAGCGCGCTACTGGCCCCAGGCAGACCCCGACATCCAGACTGCTGTCCGCGCGGCCGCCGCCGCGATCGCCGACGAGCTCACCCACCATGTCCACGAGGACAACGACACCGATCCCCGGAGAGCCGGCACCGCGGGGGAGACCGTCACAGTCACCGGCAACCTCACCGCCGCGCCACGGCTGGACCGGACGCCGGCCGGCACCCCCGTCGCGGACTTCACCATCGCCTCCACCCCGCGCACCTACGACCGCGTGGCGGGGCAGTGGAAGGACGGGGAGACCGCCTTCATCCGCTGCACCCTCTGGCGCGAAGCCGCCCGGCACGCCGCCGCTTCCCTGGCCAAGGGAACCCGCGTCATCGCCACCGGCACCCTCACCACCGGCACCTACCAGGCCAAGGAAGGCCAGACCCGCACCAGCCAGGAGCTCGACGTCGACGAGCTCGGCGCAAGCCTCCTCTTCAACCCCGTCACCGTCAGCCGGCCCAGCCGCCACCACAACCATCGGGCACAGGCCCCCGCAGAAGGGACGAGACAGTGCTGA